One segment of Panicum virgatum strain AP13 chromosome 1K, P.virgatum_v5, whole genome shotgun sequence DNA contains the following:
- the LOC120642687 gene encoding uncharacterized protein LOC120642687 has protein sequence MDMMMMSKKRLPILVSCVTIVLVAFAPAAAKATAPASTVVAGMVFCDQCKDGARGLFDYPLYGARVAIQCGGGDTPLTVRESNTNWFGGFSIRMEGSPDMNRCTARVVQGTGHCGAATASVPRELTLAFRMLGLALYTVPPLLSQPEEAMDFCPGRDRRTRPPPPPPPPAAARWPAAAAPAPAPPLPPFWRRRRLPPIWRKPPTSLPQQQDQPQVPPPPQVLPPPAPALQGSACTYEQWAWPEHRCHWKVVTPNTTVAMAFGPLAAQRYGSELTLRDALEGRGDMYRTLLREATAALLNAYYNAPGGPFLYPTTASVIDHMNGALLSSTQRVLIEGARFRRANAGGGGPAGRTRLPCDFTPCRSAAAPPI, from the exons ATggatatgatgatgatgagcaagaagCGGCTGCCGATCCTCGTCAGCTGCGTCACGATCGTCTTGGTGGCGTTCGCCCCGGCGGCTGCCAAGGCGACGGCCCCCGCCAGCACGGTGGTCGCCGGCATGGTGTTCTGCGACCAGTGCAAGGACGGCGCCCGGGGCCTCTTCGACTACCCGCTCTACG GCGCTCGCGTCGCCAtccagtgcggcggcggcgacaccccgCTCACCGTGCGCGAGAGCAACACCAACTGGTTCGGCGGCTTCTCCATCCGCATGGAGGGCTCCCCGGACATGAACCGCTGCACCGCCCGCGTCGTCCAGGGCACGGGCCActgcggcgccgccaccgccagcgtGCCGAGGGAGCTCACCCTCGCCTTCAGGATGCTCGGCCTCGCGCTCTACACcgtgccgccgctgctctcGCAGCCAGAGGAGGCCATGGACTTTTGCCCCGGACGAGACAGGCGCactaggcctcctcctcctcctcctcctcctgcagccgcgcgttggccggcggcggctgccccgGCGCCCGCTCCTCCGCTCCCGCCCTTCTGGCGCAGGAGGCGCCTGCCGCCCATCTGGCGCAAGCCGCCAACGTCGTTGCCGCAGCAGCAGGACCAGCCgcaggtgccgccgccgccgcaggtgctccctcctccggcgccaGCGCTGCAGGGATCGGCCTGCACCTACGA GCAGTGGGCGTGGCCGGAGCATCGTTGCCACTGGAAGGTGGTGACCCCCAACACGACGGTGGCCATGGCGTTCGGGCCCCTGGCGGCGCAGCGCTACGGCTCGGAGCTGACGCTGCGGGACGCGCTGGAGGGGCGCGGCGACATGTACCGCACGCTGCTCcgggaggccacggcggcgctgctcaACGCCTACTACAACGCCCCCGGCGGGCCCTTCCTGTACCCGACCACGGCCAGCGTCATCGACCACATGAACGGCGCGCTGCTCAGCTCCACGCAGAGGGTCCTCATCGAGGGGGCGCGCTTCCGCAGGGccaacgccggcggcggaggcccagcCGGACGGACAAGGCTGCCATGCGACTTCACGCCCTGCCGCAGTGCGGCGGCACCGCCTATCTAa
- the LOC120643666 gene encoding uncharacterized protein At5g39865-like, producing the protein MGCVSSAFLEEEAEDGRRRIISHHHIVSLTSSTYGILTYSEPPHPTKTTSAPPPPPPPPTNLKPETHPHPQPEEVINSWELMAGLVDPSTPARPPAPSPSCKPKRRIRFPLRPIDGNAKPGARAPPPAASAVLYTTSLRGVRATFEACNAVRAALQAHGVAFRERDVSMDRSFREELRQQLLSPAACSLPRLFVRGRHVGGAEEVLRLDEQGLLAPLLEGLPRSGTYSCDGCGGMSFLPCFDCSGSRKVAVPVPGNQPGCRRRTTVVVRCGECNENGLVLCPICS; encoded by the coding sequence ATGGGCTGCGTGTCGTCGGCGTTCCTGGAGGAAGAAGCcgaggacggccgccgccgcatcatCTCCCACCACCACATCGTCTCCCTCACCTCCTCCACCTACGGCATCCTCACCTACTCCGAGCCGCCGCATCCAACAAAAACCACCTCcgcgcctccaccgcctccgccgccgccgacgaatcTCAAACCCGAAACCCATCCCCATCCCCAGCCGGAGGAGGTCATCAACTCGTGGGAGCTCATGGCCGGCCTCGTCGACCCCTCGACCCCGGCCAGGCCTCCCGCCCCGTCTCCCTCCTGCAAGCCTAAACGCCGCATCCGCTTCCCTCTCCGCCCAATCGACGGCAACGCCAAGCCAGGCGCCCGCGCTCCTCCCCCGGCGGCTTCGGCGGTGCTCTACACCACCTCCCTCCGCGGGGTCCGCGCCACCTTCGAGGCCTGCAACGCCGTCCGCGCCGCGCTCCAGGCCCACGGCGTCGCCTTCAGGGAGCGCGACGTCTCCATGGACCGGAGCTTCAGGGAGGAGCTCCGGCAGCAGCTGCTCTCCCccgccgcctgctcgctccCCAGGCTCTTCGTGCGGGGCCGCCacgtcggcggcgcggaggaggtgcTCCGCCTGGACGAGCAGGGCCTGCTGGCGCCGCTGCTGGAGGGCCTGCCCAGATCAGGCACCTACAGCTGCGACGGCTGCGGGGGCATGAGCTTCCTGCCCTGCTTCGACTGCTCGGGGAGCCGCAAGgtggccgtgcccgtgcccggcAACCAACCTGGCTGCAGGCGGCGGACCACGGTGGTGGTGCGCTGCGGGGAGTGCAACGAGAACGGCCTCGTGCTCTGCCCGATCTGCTCCTGA
- the LOC120644388 gene encoding thiosulfate sulfurtransferase 16, chloroplastic-like codes for MGPLRGGGGGGGGGGGGMDDEEARNPQLVDADEACALLSMATHQYLDVRMWEDFDKGHVAGARNVPYYLSVTPHGKEKNPHFVEQVSALYPKDQHLIVGCRSGIRSKLATADLLSAGFKNVRNLEGGYLSLLRSANQQHHHQQAAA; via the exons ATGGGGCCTctgagaggaggaggaggcggcggcggcggcggcggcggcggcatggacgATGAGGAGGCGAGGAATCCGCAGCTGGTGGATGCGGACGAGGCATGCGCCCTCCTCAGCATGGCCACGCACCAGTATCTCGATGTCAG GATGTGGGAGGACTTTGACAAGGGCCATGTCGCCGGTGCTCGGAATGTTCCCTACTACCTCTCCGTCACTCCACATG GGAAGGAGAAGAATCCCCACTTTGTGGAGCAGGTGTCCGCGCTCTATCCCAAGGACCAACACCTGATTGTG GGCTGCCGCTCCGGCATTCGGTCCAAGCTCGCCACTGCAGACCTCCTCAGCGCGGGCTTCAAGAATGTGAGGAACCTAGAAGGCGGGTATCTCTCCTTGCTCCGAAGCGCCAaccagcagcaccaccaccagcaggctGCTGCTTAA
- the LOC120645182 gene encoding thiosulfate sulfurtransferase 18-like isoform X2, whose protein sequence is MAPPHQSENSAPATVTTVDVTAARDLIAAAGGHRYLDVRTEEELSKLGHLVEVDRSINVPYMFIPSQGCRVKNAQFVEQVASLFTKEEHVVVGCQSGKRSEQACVDLQAAGFKNVKNMGGGYLAWLHHGFPVHHRTNQPPPPSQDA, encoded by the exons ATGGCTCCTCCCCATCAGTCGGAGAACTCAGCGCCGGCCACGGTGACGACGGTGGACGTGACGGCAGCGAGGGACCTTATCGCGGCTGCCGGCGGCCACCGCTACCTGGATGTGAGGACGGAGGAGGAGCTGAGCAAGCTGGGGCACCTGGTGGAGGTGGACAGGTCCATCAACGTGCCCTACATGTTCATCCCCTCACAAG GATGCCGGGTGAAGAATGCTCAGTTCGTGGAGCAGGTGGCGTCGCTCTTTACCAAAGAGGAACACGTCGTGGTG GGCTGCCAAAGCGGCAAGAGATCGGAGCAAGCATGCGTTGATCTCCAAGCAgca GGGTTCAAGAACGTCAAGAACATGGGAGGCGGCTACCTTGCCTGGCTCCACCATGGGTTCCCCGTCCACCACCGCACCaaccaaccgccgccgccaagccaaGACGCCTAG
- the LOC120645182 gene encoding thiosulfate sulfurtransferase 16, chloroplastic-like isoform X1 has translation MAPPHQSENSAPATVTTVDVTAARDLIAAAGGHRYLDVRTEEELSKLGHLVEVDRSINVPYMFIPSQGCRVKNAQFVEQVASLFTKEEHVVVGCQSGKRSEQACVDLQAAVWVQERQEHGRRLPCLAPPWVPRPPPHQPTAAAKPRRLACRQQLLKLNHPNSNHRYRAK, from the exons ATGGCTCCTCCCCATCAGTCGGAGAACTCAGCGCCGGCCACGGTGACGACGGTGGACGTGACGGCAGCGAGGGACCTTATCGCGGCTGCCGGCGGCCACCGCTACCTGGATGTGAGGACGGAGGAGGAGCTGAGCAAGCTGGGGCACCTGGTGGAGGTGGACAGGTCCATCAACGTGCCCTACATGTTCATCCCCTCACAAG GATGCCGGGTGAAGAATGCTCAGTTCGTGGAGCAGGTGGCGTCGCTCTTTACCAAAGAGGAACACGTCGTGGTG GGCTGCCAAAGCGGCAAGAGATCGGAGCAAGCATGCGTTGATCTCCAAGCAgcagtat GGGTTCAAGAACGTCAAGAACATGGGAGGCGGCTACCTTGCCTGGCTCCACCATGGGTTCCCCGTCCACCACCGCACCaaccaaccgccgccgccaagccaaGACGCCTAGCATGCAGGCAGCAGCTGCTCAAGCTCAACCATCCAAACTCCAATCACCGATACAGAGcgaaataa